A single genomic interval of Rosistilla ulvae harbors:
- a CDS encoding 3-keto-disaccharide hydrolase — MRTLSLLCLFALTLLPLAAAHAEEDGFISLFDGKTLDNWDGNPVFWSVEDGMITGQTTADNPTKGNTFLIYRGGEVGDFELQLEYKLIGGNSGIQYRSFEVDPEKKKWVVGGYQGDFESGDTYSGILYGEKFRGILANRGQKTELVRNDGKFKVNVVGSVGDSKTIQSKIKKEDWNTYTITAKGFEFAHKINGVPTAECTDNDTKERRASGILALQLHAGPPMKVQFRNIRLKRLPAATDDAAKKKR, encoded by the coding sequence ATGCGTACACTCAGCCTGCTTTGCCTGTTCGCCCTGACACTGCTTCCGCTCGCGGCAGCACACGCCGAAGAGGATGGTTTCATTTCCCTCTTCGATGGCAAGACCCTCGACAACTGGGACGGAAATCCCGTCTTTTGGAGCGTCGAAGATGGAATGATCACCGGTCAAACGACCGCGGATAATCCAACCAAGGGAAACACGTTTCTGATCTATCGCGGCGGGGAAGTTGGCGATTTTGAACTGCAGCTGGAATACAAGCTGATCGGTGGCAATTCGGGGATCCAGTACCGCAGTTTTGAAGTCGATCCCGAGAAGAAAAAGTGGGTCGTCGGCGGTTACCAAGGTGACTTCGAATCCGGCGACACCTACTCGGGAATTTTGTACGGCGAAAAGTTCCGCGGCATCCTGGCCAATCGCGGCCAGAAAACCGAACTGGTCCGCAACGATGGCAAGTTCAAGGTGAACGTCGTCGGATCGGTGGGCGATTCGAAGACGATCCAGTCGAAGATCAAAAAGGAAGACTGGAACACCTACACGATCACCGCCAAGGGCTTTGAGTTCGCTCACAAGATCAACGGCGTTCCCACCGCCGAATGTACCGACAACGACACCAAGGAACGTCGCGCCAGCGGCATCCTGGCGTTGCAACTGCACGCCGGTCCGCCGATGAAGGTCCAGTTCCGCAACATTCGCTTGAAGCGACTGCCAGCAGCCACCGACGACGCAGCTAAAAAAAAAAGATAG
- a CDS encoding PVC-type heme-binding CxxCH protein translates to MPDYTAEVIQNGWPEAGTEALQDADTIVVYCDGGGRHLLNPHIDELAPLMKAGAGLVCIHYGVETLAGKPGDAFLDWIGGYFEANWSVNPHWVAKYEIFPDHPISRGVQPFEINDEWYFHMRFRDGMDGVTPILSAHPPEDTMRRPDGPHSGNPAVRKAVANGEIQHMAWAAQRDGGGRGFGFTGGHFHWNWADPNFRKVMLNAIVWTAHGEVPAAGVSTEDPTQEQLEANQDEPNPSIAKKEKKGKKIMRTVVDREVATKPKSDAKRLFLSDPVNKKTPGISVAIDVPLGDAKQLFLAVTDGGNGYSCDWADWAEPRLVGPAGEMKLTDLKWKHASSGFGQVRVGKNAGGGPLRIDGKAVPYGIGTHAPSVIGFDLPAGYDRFVARGGLDNGGTDQGSCGGSAEVRFAVYDKMPTLEVSGGGSREAREALDGLDVGGDLAASVFAAEPQLLSPSNIDIDHRGRVWVCEIVNYRKHKGKRPEGDRILILEDTDGDGMADTEKVFYQGDDIDSPHGVCVLGNKAIVSAGDKVFLLTDSDGDDKADQKEVLFSGISGSQHDHGIHAFTFGPDGKLYFNFGNAGGQLKDKDGKPIVDAAGNEVAARRKPYQEGMVFRCNLDGSELETLGWNFRNNWMVTVDSYGGIWQSDNDDDGNKAVRINYVMEYGNYGYKDEKTGAGWKADRTGMHTDVPLRHWHLNDPGVVPNLLQTGAGSPTGITVYEGDLLPMFTGHLLHCDAGPNVCRAYIVSDDKAGYTAKIREILTGSQDKWFRPSDVKVAPDGSLVIADWYDPGVGGHGMGDLDRGRLFRITPIKHDASYKVPTFDFDTAPGAVEALKNPNYAVRYMAWQSLHAMGTDANSELQKLAASKNPIYRARALWLLGKTDGQGKQTVAQAIEDSDPNVRMMGVRLARQLDLELEDFVAPLLRDPSPQVRRELAVALRESNSEKVPSMWAELATQHDGKDRWYLEALGVGSDLQADACFDAWIKAVGDDWNTPAGRDIIWRSRAPAATAYLVKILQDPELSEADQARYMRAFDFHEGPEKEAALLKLLGL, encoded by the coding sequence ATGCCAGACTACACCGCCGAAGTGATCCAAAACGGCTGGCCCGAAGCGGGAACCGAAGCGCTTCAAGATGCCGACACGATCGTCGTCTATTGCGACGGTGGCGGTCGGCATCTGCTGAATCCTCACATCGACGAACTGGCACCGCTGATGAAAGCCGGTGCCGGTTTGGTCTGTATCCACTACGGCGTGGAGACCTTGGCGGGCAAGCCAGGCGATGCTTTCTTGGATTGGATCGGCGGTTATTTCGAAGCCAATTGGTCGGTCAATCCACACTGGGTTGCGAAATACGAAATCTTCCCCGACCATCCGATCAGCCGCGGCGTGCAGCCGTTTGAAATCAACGATGAGTGGTACTTCCACATGCGGTTTCGCGACGGCATGGATGGCGTAACGCCGATCCTCTCCGCACATCCCCCCGAAGACACGATGCGTCGTCCCGATGGTCCGCACAGCGGCAACCCGGCGGTTCGCAAAGCTGTCGCCAACGGCGAGATTCAACACATGGCTTGGGCGGCCCAGCGCGATGGCGGCGGACGCGGTTTTGGCTTCACCGGCGGGCATTTCCACTGGAACTGGGCTGATCCCAATTTCCGCAAAGTGATGCTCAACGCCATCGTCTGGACCGCGCACGGCGAGGTCCCGGCGGCGGGTGTTTCGACCGAGGATCCGACTCAAGAACAGCTGGAAGCCAATCAGGACGAGCCCAATCCGTCGATTGCCAAAAAGGAAAAGAAGGGGAAGAAGATCATGCGAACGGTCGTCGACCGCGAGGTGGCGACCAAGCCGAAGTCCGACGCAAAGCGTCTGTTCCTAAGTGATCCGGTGAACAAGAAAACGCCGGGAATTTCGGTCGCGATCGATGTGCCGTTGGGAGATGCAAAGCAGCTCTTCTTGGCAGTCACCGACGGCGGCAACGGCTACAGTTGCGATTGGGCCGATTGGGCGGAGCCGCGATTGGTGGGCCCCGCCGGGGAAATGAAATTGACCGATCTGAAGTGGAAGCACGCTTCGTCGGGCTTTGGCCAGGTTCGCGTCGGTAAAAACGCTGGCGGTGGACCGCTGCGAATCGATGGCAAAGCGGTTCCCTACGGAATCGGCACCCACGCGCCGTCGGTGATCGGATTTGATCTGCCCGCCGGCTACGACCGGTTTGTCGCTCGCGGCGGTCTGGACAACGGCGGAACCGATCAGGGATCGTGCGGCGGCAGCGCCGAAGTCCGTTTTGCGGTCTACGACAAAATGCCGACGCTGGAAGTTTCCGGTGGCGGATCGCGGGAAGCGCGCGAAGCGTTAGATGGTTTGGATGTCGGAGGCGATTTGGCAGCCAGTGTATTTGCCGCCGAACCGCAACTGTTGAGCCCTTCGAATATCGATATCGATCACCGGGGCCGTGTTTGGGTTTGCGAAATCGTCAACTACCGCAAACACAAAGGCAAGCGACCCGAAGGGGATCGGATCCTGATCCTGGAAGATACCGATGGCGACGGGATGGCCGACACCGAGAAGGTCTTCTATCAAGGGGACGACATCGATTCGCCGCACGGCGTCTGCGTGTTGGGCAACAAAGCAATCGTCTCGGCCGGCGACAAGGTGTTCCTGCTCACCGATTCGGATGGCGACGACAAGGCGGATCAAAAAGAGGTGCTGTTCAGCGGCATCTCCGGGTCGCAACACGATCATGGAATCCACGCCTTCACCTTTGGCCCCGATGGCAAGCTCTACTTCAACTTTGGCAACGCCGGTGGGCAGCTGAAGGATAAGGATGGTAAACCGATCGTCGACGCGGCGGGGAACGAAGTCGCGGCGCGACGCAAACCGTACCAGGAAGGAATGGTCTTCCGTTGCAATCTCGACGGCAGCGAGCTGGAAACCCTCGGCTGGAACTTCCGCAACAATTGGATGGTCACTGTCGATTCTTACGGCGGGATCTGGCAATCGGACAACGACGACGATGGCAACAAAGCGGTCCGCATCAATTATGTGATGGAGTACGGCAACTATGGCTACAAAGACGAAAAGACCGGTGCGGGTTGGAAAGCCGACCGAACCGGGATGCACACCGACGTGCCGCTTCGCCACTGGCATCTGAACGATCCGGGCGTCGTCCCCAACCTGCTTCAAACGGGAGCCGGTTCGCCGACGGGGATCACCGTTTACGAAGGGGATCTGTTGCCGATGTTCACCGGACATCTGCTGCACTGCGATGCCGGCCCCAACGTTTGCCGAGCTTATATCGTCAGCGACGACAAAGCTGGCTACACGGCGAAGATTCGCGAGATCTTGACCGGATCGCAGGACAAGTGGTTCCGCCCCTCCGACGTGAAAGTCGCTCCCGACGGGTCGCTTGTCATCGCCGACTGGTACGATCCAGGCGTCGGCGGACACGGCATGGGCGATCTCGATCGCGGGCGTTTGTTCCGCATCACTCCGATCAAACACGATGCGTCTTATAAGGTTCCGACGTTCGATTTCGATACGGCGCCGGGAGCTGTCGAAGCTTTAAAGAACCCCAACTACGCGGTCCGCTACATGGCGTGGCAGTCGCTGCACGCGATGGGAACCGACGCGAACAGCGAGCTGCAAAAGTTGGCAGCTTCGAAAAATCCGATCTATCGCGCTCGCGCCCTCTGGTTGTTGGGCAAGACCGACGGTCAAGGGAAGCAGACGGTTGCCCAAGCGATCGAAGATTCCGATCCCAACGTTCGCATGATGGGCGTTCGCTTGGCCCGCCAATTGGATCTGGAGCTCGAAGATTTTGTCGCTCCTCTGCTACGCGATCCCTCGCCACAGGTCCGCCGCGAATTGGCAGTCGCGCTGCGGGAGAGCAACTCGGAAAAGGTGCCTTCGATGTGGGCCGAATTGGCGACTCAACACGATGGCAAGGACCGCTGGTACCTGGAAGCATTGGGAGTCGGTTCGGATCTGCAAGCCGATGCCTGTTTCGACGCGTGGATCAAGGCGGTTGGCGACGATTGGAACACGCCCGCCGGACGCGACATCATCTGGCGTTCGCGAGCTCCCGCGGCAACCGCTTATCTGGTCAAGATCTTGCAAGATCCAGAGCTCAGCGAAGCCGATCAAGCCCGCTACATGCGCGCCTTCGACTTCCACGAGGGACCAGAAAAAGAAGCGGCTCTGTTGAAGCTGCTAGGACTGTAA
- a CDS encoding c-type cytochrome, with the protein MFRIPLSIVVCFAIGAIAFGQEGNSLSPRDKLIVETVLRIKDFKIESSAPAKAALLRYLRSQPGTEQYFELIERFGLTDVAGELTEFAIAHADETAGVRAAELLFKLDRQKLLIDAISAEASEHAVAAVALIGRVGGTKTQEILMPLIAASDKSAELRAAAVAGIARRSDGQRALLKIVADGKLPADLNFAAANALLSSDDKTIVAEAAKYLQLPATADSQPLPPISELIQKRGDPVAGAIVFRKSGTCINCHKVKGEGKEVGPDLSEIGSKLSREAMYVAVLNPSAAVSHNFETYSLLTIDGDATTGLLVSETDAAVTLRNAEGIDKTVARDDIELFQKQAKSLMPQDLQRLMTVPQLIDLIEYTLTLTK; encoded by the coding sequence ATGTTTCGTATTCCGCTGTCGATCGTCGTTTGTTTCGCTATCGGGGCGATTGCGTTTGGGCAAGAGGGAAATTCACTCAGCCCCCGCGACAAATTGATTGTTGAAACGGTGCTGCGTATCAAAGACTTTAAGATCGAATCCTCCGCACCGGCCAAAGCAGCGCTGCTTCGCTATTTGCGATCCCAACCGGGGACGGAGCAATATTTTGAACTGATCGAACGCTTCGGGTTAACCGACGTCGCGGGTGAGCTGACCGAGTTTGCGATCGCTCACGCCGACGAAACCGCTGGCGTGCGGGCGGCGGAACTGCTGTTCAAGCTGGACCGTCAGAAGCTGTTGATCGATGCGATCTCGGCGGAAGCGAGTGAGCACGCGGTCGCTGCGGTCGCGTTGATTGGTCGCGTTGGAGGAACCAAGACGCAGGAAATTCTGATGCCCCTGATCGCGGCGTCGGACAAGTCGGCCGAGCTGCGCGCCGCGGCGGTCGCCGGAATCGCGCGTCGCAGCGATGGCCAGCGGGCGTTGCTGAAGATCGTTGCCGATGGCAAACTGCCGGCCGACCTGAACTTCGCCGCTGCCAACGCGTTGCTCTCCTCGGACGACAAAACGATTGTCGCTGAGGCGGCCAAATACCTTCAGTTGCCGGCGACGGCTGACAGCCAACCGCTGCCACCGATTTCGGAACTGATCCAAAAGCGTGGCGATCCCGTGGCCGGAGCGATCGTGTTTCGCAAATCGGGAACCTGTATCAACTGTCATAAGGTCAAGGGCGAGGGGAAAGAGGTTGGCCCCGATTTGTCGGAGATCGGCAGCAAGCTGTCGCGCGAAGCGATGTATGTCGCTGTCTTAAACCCCAGCGCGGCGGTCAGCCACAATTTTGAGACCTATTCGCTGCTGACGATCGACGGCGATGCGACGACGGGGCTGTTGGTCAGCGAAACCGATGCCGCGGTGACGCTGCGAAACGCCGAAGGGATCGACAAGACGGTGGCTCGCGATGATATCGAGCTGTTCCAAAAGCAAGCAAAGTCGCTGATGCCTCAGGATTTGCAGCGATTGATGACGGTTCCCCAATTGATCGACCTGATCGAATACACGCTGACGCTGACCAAATAG